A window of Solanum stenotomum isolate F172 chromosome 3, ASM1918654v1, whole genome shotgun sequence contains these coding sequences:
- the LOC125859816 gene encoding probable xyloglucan galactosyltransferase GT11, with protein sequence MDNSLTTRSRNKFWFVFFFLFVSWYLLLYGIDWSSLHGIVITSRYEVNSIESFRPTSIPPPPPHADVSSNFNSTSDDNATNETRSKEEESLSNENDNAVVLDLEELQKELEPFLRKIEPPKEEKKVEKRIKKKNDNREGKCAGRYIYVAEIPSKFNEIMLKECKLLNKWEDMCQYLVNMGLGPDLGNPQRIFSNKGWYTTNQFSLEVMFHNRMKQYDCLTNDSSKASAVFVPYYSGFDVARYLWDDFNTSMRDAGAIEVAKFLKEKPEWETMWGRDHFMIAGRIIWDFRRGIEEDAAWGNKLMLLPEAKNMTILTIESSPWNRNDFAIPYPTYFHPSSDSDVVQWQNRMRRLRRKVLFSFAGAPRPQLEDSIRSEIMEQCSVTRQKCKLLECNDLHNKCNKPVHVMRLFQSSIFCLQPSGDSFTRRSTFDSILAGCIPVFFTPGSAYVQYIWHLPKDYTKYSVLIPEDDVRKKKVSIENVLSKIPKSQVAAMREEVIKLIPNVVYADPRSRLETVKDAFDLAVKGVLGRVDVIRKEMRQGKNSSMVFDEEYSWKYHTFGTLEKHEWDNFFLRTNKEKY encoded by the coding sequence ATGGATAATTCCCTCACAACAAGGTCTCGCAATAAATTTtggtttgttttcttttttttgtttgtttcttggTACTTATTGCTTTATGGAATTGATTGGTCTTCTTTACATGGTATTGTAATAACGTCACGATACGAAGTGAATTCAATTGAATCCTTTCGTCCAACTTCTATTCCTCCGCCTCCACCTCATGCTGATGTTAGCTCCAATTTCAATTCTACAAGTGATGATAATGCCACCAATGAGACGCGATCCAAGGAGGAAGAATCGTTGtctaatgaaaatgataatGCGGTGGTACTTGATTTGGAGGAACTCCAGAAAGAATTGGAaccttttttaagaaaaatcgaACCtccaaaagaagaaaagaaggttgagaaaagaataaaaaaaaagaatgataacAGGGAAGGAAAATGTGCAGGACGATATATATATGTTGCAGAAATACCTAGTAAGTTCAATGAAATTATGTTGAAGGAATGTAAATTGTTGAATAAATGGGAAGATATGTGTCAATATTTGGTGAATATGGGGCTTGGCCCTGATCTTGGAAACCCACAAAGGATTTTTTCGAACAAAGGTTGGTATACTACAAATCAATTTTCGTTAGAAGTCATGTTTCATAACAGAATGAAACAATACGATTGTCTAACGAATGATTCCTCTAAAGCATCAGCAGTTTTCGTGCCATACTATTCAGGGTTCGATGTTGCTAGGTATTTATGGGATGATTTCAACACATCAATGAGGGATGCAGGTGCAATTGAGGTCGcaaaatttcttaaggaaaaaCCTGAATGGGAGACAATGTGGGGCAGAGATCATTTCATGATTGCAGGGAGAATTATTTGGGATTTTAGGAGAGGTATTGAGGAAGATGCAGCTTGGGGGAACAAGTTAATGTTATTACCTGAGGCAAAGAACATGACAATCTTAACAATCGAATCGAGTCCTTGGAACAGGAATGATTTCGCCATTCCATATCCAACGTATTTCCATCCTTCAAGTGACAGTGATGTAGTCCAGTGGCAGAACAGGATGAGGAGGTTAAGGAGAAAGGTGTTGTTTTCATTCGCGGGGGCTCCACGTCCTCAACTTGAGGACTCAATAAGAAGTGAAATCATGGAACAATGCTCAGTCACGAGGCAAAAATGTAAGCTATTGGAGTGTAATGACTTACACAACAAATGCAACAAGCCTGTACATGTAATGAGGCTATttcaaagttcaattttttGCTTACAACCCTCAGGGGATTCGTTCACTAGGAGGTCTACTTTCGATTCAATTTTGGCTGGTTGTATCCCAGTGTTTTTCACTCCTGGATCCGCGTATGTCCAATATATATGGCACTTACCAAAAGATTACACCAAATACTCGGTGCTTATTCCGGAAGATGATGTTAGGAAAAAGAAAGTGAGCATTGAAAATGTACTATCTAAAATACCAAAATCACAAGTAGCAGCAATGAGAGAGGAAGTGATAAAGCTTATACCAAATGTAGTTTATGCAGATCCAAGATCAAGATTGGAGACAGTTAAAGATGCATTTGATTTGGCAGTGAAAGGGGTTCTTGGAAGAGTGGATGTAATAAGAAAAGAGATGAGACAAGGCAAGAATTCAAGTATGGTGTTTGATGAAGAATATAGCTGGAAGtatcatacttttgggacattagAAAAGCATGAGTGGGATAATTTCTTTTTGAGAACCAACAAAGAGAAGTACTAA
- the LOC125858066 gene encoding probable xyloglucan 6-xylosyltransferase 5: MGPDNSFTAQKRAGGALPTTATPNGGAGGGRASSILPRGRQIQRTFNNIKITLLCGFVTILVLRGTIGFGNLASSGPDAENLNLIEETNRIIAEIRSDKDPDDFFSLNATYRLGPKITAWDEDRKHWLQRNPEFPNFVQGKPRVMLVTGSPPTPCDNPIGDHYLLKAIKNKIDYCRIHGIEIVYNLAQLEMEMAGYWAKLPLIRRLMLSHPEVEWIWWMDSDALFTDMVFEIPFSKYEDHNLVIHGYPDLLFDQKSWVAINTGSFLLRNCQWSLDLLDAWAPMGPKGPVREEAGKVLTANLKGRPAFEADDQSALIYLLTSQKDQWMDKVSIENSYYLHGYWAGLVDRYEEMIEKYHPGLGDERWPFVTHFVGCKPCGSYGDYPAERCLKNMERAFNFADNQVLNLYGFRHKGLLSPNIKRIRNETDNPLQYVDQLDVRHAKHESTETQS; encoded by the coding sequence ATGGGTCCAGACAACAGCTTCACAGCTCAGAAAAGAGCTGGTGGAGCACTACCCACCACCGCCACACCCAACGGCGGCGCCGGAGGCGGCCGTGCCAGTTCCATTTTACCTCGGGGAAGACAGATCCAACGTACTTTCAACAACATTAAGATTACTCTTCTTTGCGGCTTTGTTACTATCCTTGTCCTACGTGGCACAATTGGTTTCGGCAATCTCGCTTCATCAGGACctgatgctgagaacctgaatcTAATCGAGGAGACTAACCGGATCATAGCCGAGATCCGATCCGATAAGGACCCGGATGACTTCTTCAGCCTTAATGCAACGTACAGGTTAGGTCCGAAGATTACTGCCTGGGATGAAGACAGGAAACACTGGCTTCAGAGAAACCCTGAATTCCCTAATTTTGTTCAAGGTAAGCCTCGTGTTATGCTAGTAACTGGTTCGCCGCCGACCCCTTGTGATAATCCAATTGGGGATCATTACTTGTTGAAGGCtataaagaataaaattgaTTATTGTAGGATCCATGGGATTGAAATTGTTTATAATTTAGCTCAATTGGAAATGGAAATGGCTGGGTATTGGGCTAAACTGCCGTTGATTCGTAGGCTAATGTTGTCACACCCTGAAGTAGAGTGGATATGGTGGATGGACAGTGATGCTTTATTCACTGATATGGTTTTTGAGATCCCTTTTTCCAAGTACGAAGATCACAATCTTGTTATTCATGGCTACCCAGATCTATTGTTTGATCAGAAATCATGGGTTGCGATAAACACGGGTAGTTTCCTCTTAAGGAATTGCCAGTGGTCTCTTGATTTGTTGGATGCATGGGCACCAATGGGGCCGAAAGGTCCTGTTCGTGAAGAAGCTGGGAAGGTGTTGACAGCTAACTTAAAGGGTAGACCAGCATTCGAAGCAGATGATCAGTCTGCCCTAATATACTTGCTGACCTCACAGAAAGATCAGTGGATGGACAAGGTGTCCATTGAGAATTCTTACTATCTACATGGATATTGGGCAGGGTTAGTTGATAGGTATGAGGAGATGATTGAGAAGTACCATCCAGGTTTGGGCGATGAAAGATGGCCATTCGTGACTCATTTTGTGGGATGCAAGCCATGTGGGAGCTATGGAGATTATCCTGCTGAGAGGTGCTTGAAAAATATGGAGAGGGCTTTCAATTTTGCAGATAATCAAGTGCTTAACTTGTATGGGTTTAGACATAAGGGATTATTGAGCCCAAACATCAAAAGGATTAGGAATGAAACAGATAATCCACTACAGTATGTAGATCAGTTAGATGTTCGACATGCAAAGCATGAGAGCACAGAAACTCAGAGCTAG
- the LOC125858068 gene encoding uncharacterized protein LOC125858068 gives MVMADPDVEEEVAKTETQLEKLKKWERRKDFRSLSDPPPVVCSMFEIRDNPLHKSSGELAVFPPVNHENLYISINSLQKTDSQSSSPPFPSSPSVSSLSSSSFSPSHRDNDDASYSFAASDSNIVDPVKSVPDSPRPPARASCYQGRWWNLGLQVLFSRIAGNGMFNRGFTSARRAVTIVLSPFGMAAILVMFAYFRRRRRLIRAQNGEELRRTIRAKDERINQLLSQITEMNQVFVAMHKRNLSKN, from the exons ATGGTGATGGCGGATCCCGATGTAGAAGAAGAAGTCGCAAAAACAGAAACTCAGCTGGAAAAGCTTAAGAAATGGGAACGTAGGAAGGATTTTCGATCTCTTTCCGATCCACCACCAGTTGTTTGCTCTATGTTCGAGATCCGAGATAATCCACTCCACAAATCTTCCGGCGAGCTCGCCGTCTTTCCTCCGGTAAACCACGAGAACCTTTACATATCCATAAATTCACTTCAGAAAACTGATAGCCAGTCATCGTCGCCTCCGTTTCCCTCATCCCCGTCGGTGTCGTCGTTATCATCATCCTCATTTTCACCTTCTCATAGAGATAACGACGATGCGTCCTATTCATTCGCAGCCTCAGATTCCAATATAGTGGATCCAGTGAAATCTGTACCAGATAGTCCTCGGCCCCCAGCCAGAGCATCTTGTTATCAAGGAAGATGGTGGAATTTGGGACTGCAAGTGTTGTTTTCTAGAATCGCCGGCAATGGTATGTTTAACCGGGGTTTCACTTCAGCTCGAAGGGCTGTAACGATTGTTCTGTCGCCGTTCGGAATGGCGGCAATACTTGTGATGTTTGCGTATTTTCGTAGGCGACGAAGATTGATTAGAGCACAGAATGGGGAAGAGCTGAGACGTACCATTAGAGCGAAAGATGAG AGAATAAATCAACTTCTAAGTCAAATAACAGAGATGAATCAGGTATTTGTGGCTATGCACAAACGTAATCTGTCCAAGAATTAG
- the LOC125857844 gene encoding probable receptor-like protein kinase At5g61350 yields MSGEASYSGFNLEGIDDVQDFPWANSGETPSISRDRYNHLCETVEMGNQAYRENRWDEAINRYTRASNITPDDPFILSNRCASYLRYSQFLKSRSASDSEYRPLSGLDPTTYAGLALKDAEKVMHLQNNSVTSYILKANSLILLEKYELAQEIIRSGLQMNPLSNPLLNLEKSIKTTLGRRNHGRPQRSDEFDCTLCLKLLYEPITTPCGHSFCRACLFQSMDRYNKCPLCRTVLFISSRTCAISVTLKNIIEKTFPEEYAERKAENDSLINPGVDLLPLFVMDVILPCEKLALNIFEPRYRLMIRRIMEGNRRMGMAVHDSTTGSVADYACEVEIIECEPLPDGRFFLEVESRRRCRIVRHWDQDGYRVAEVEWIHDICLAEGTRERHELLETANKAAAFAQQWLRNAQQVAGDRRRAELFKAEGLMPSPQDPERLSFWLNTLTSRRPTEKLDLLQIRDTPERIRRGLLYMKQEEQGCRLATVTAPYPTVLVRALRFSTYSNIYHFFLSYNKKMRGRKHPLVIFAYLVLVFANVATSASKGTFTPTDNYLINCGSPDTTLLDDGRTFKSDPQSASYLSTDETILASVKSLSEKVTSFSSASLLYHTARIFESESMYRFLVFKPGRHWVRLYFYPIQHPNYNLASAMFTVTSDNIVLLHDFSVKDTSKVVFKEYLINITSSQFTLKFSPLKRSFAFINAIEFVSAPDDLIPDSAAAVSPVGDFNGLSQFAFEVSYRLNVGGPIVTPKNDTLWRTWLPDNKYMAFPEGAQNVSVPLTTIVYPDGGATPLIAPSSVYATADMMADSGVPNSNFKLTWEMDVDSSFSYFIRMHFCDIVSKGLNELYFNVYVNEVVGVSSLDLSTLTSELATPYYKDFVLNATAITNGSIIVQVGPASNVQSILPNAILNGLEVMKMSNMEGSLDGLFSSGGRHGVMPRSRGKRIAAAFGLAVGFTALVLLLMGIVRWRRKPTKGWEKQKTFSSWLPLNASYCSFMSSKSKTSCSTIISSGLNFGRVFTFNEIKRTTKNFDEKAVIGVGGFGKVYLGVSEDGTKLAIKRGNPSSSQGINEFLTEIELLSKLRHRHLVSLIGYCDEQSEMILVYEYMSNGPLRDHIYGSTLPTLTWKQRLEICIGAARGLHYLHTGSTQGIIHRDIKTTNILLDEDFVAKMADFGLSKTGPSLEQTHVSTAVKGSFGYLDPEYFRRQQLTEKSDVYSFGVVLFEVLCARPALDPALPREQVNLAEWAMQQHKKGTLEKIIDPHIAGTITPEALRKYVEAAEKCLAEYGVDRPAMGDVLWNLEYALQLESASPSSVPVKNENENENENSKPSSSEQPGTNSKSNKEAQLIDINDDSGVVVGSPMFLEGFQGR; encoded by the exons ATGTCCGGCGAGGCTTCTTATTCTGGGTTTAATCTTGAAGGCATTGATGATGTTCAAGATTTTCCATGG GCGAATTCAGGAGAGACGCCATCTATATCGCGGGACAGGTACAATCATCTATGTGAGACTGTGGAGATGGGTAATCAAGCATATCGCGAGAACAGATGGGACGAG GCTATCAATCGTTACACAAGAGCTAGCAACATTACGCCGGATGATCCTTTTATTCTTAGCAACAGATGTGCTTCATACCTCAg GTATAGCCAGTTTCTGAAAAGTAGATCTGCATCAGATTCAGAATACAGGCCATTGAGTGGGTTGGATCCTACAACATATGCTGGG CTTGCACTAAAGGATGCTGAGAAGGTGATGCATCTGCAGAACAATTCAGTTACCTCATATATTCTGAAGGCAAACTCACTCATTTTG TTAGAAAAATATGAGCTCGCCCAAGAGATAATCCGTTCAGGACTTCAAATGAATCCTCTAAG CAATCCCCTTCTAAATTTGGAGAAATCAATCAAAACTACACTTGGAAGGAGAAACCACGGGAGACCACAGCGCAGTGATGAATTTGACTGTACCCTGTGCTTAAAGCTATTATATGAACCTATAACAACTCCCTGTGGACATTCTTTTTGCCGTGCATGCCTTTTCCAGTCAATGGACCGAT ATAACAAATGTCCATTGTGCCGAACAGTTCTTTTCATTAGTTCCAGAACGTGTGCAATCAG TGTTACATTGAAAAACATAATAGAAAAAACTTTTCCTGAGGAATATGCTGAAAGGAAGGCTGAGAATGACAGTTTGATAAACCCCGGTGTTGACTTGCTGCCTCTTTTCGTCATGGACGTTATTCTACCATGCGAGAAGCTCGCACTCAACATTTTTGAACCTCGTTACAGACTTATG ATCAGGAGGATAATGGAAGGAAATCGCCGAATGGGAATG GCTGTTCATGATTCTACGACAGGTTCGGTAGCTGATTATGCTTGTGAAGTGGAGATTATAGA ATGTGAGCCACTTCCAGATGGGCGTTTCTTTCTGGAG GTTGAAAGTCGACGTAGATGCCGCATCGTACGACATTGGGATCAAGATGG GTATCGTGTTGCTGAGGTTGAATGGATACATGATATATGCCTAGCCGAAGGAACAAGAGAGAGGCATGAA TTACTGGAGACGGCAAATAAGGCGGCGGCATTTGCTCAACAATGGTTGAGGAACGCACAACAAGTAGCAGGAG ATCGTAGACGTGCAGAACTCTTCAAAGCTGAAGGATTGATGCCATCACCACAGGATCCTGAGCGCTTAAGTTTTTGG CTTAACACTCTGACCAGTCGTAGACCAACAGAGAAATTAGACCTGCTTCAGATAAGAGATACACCTGAG AGGATAAGGAGAGGTCTGCTATACATGAAACAAGAAGAACAAGGTTGCCGGCt TGCAACGGTTACTGCTCCATATCCTACTGTCCTTGTACGGGCTTTAAGATTTTCGACA TATTCTAACAtctatcatttttttctctcataCAACAAAAAGATGAGAGGAAGAAAACACCCTCTTGTCATTTTTGCTTATCTTGTACTAGTTTTTGCAAATGTAGCTACTTCAGCTTCAAAAGGAACGTTTACGCCGACCGATAACTATCTGATCAATTGTGGATCTCCTGATACTACTTTGCTTGATGATGGAAGGACTTTTAAGTCTGATCCTCAATCTGCTTCTTACTTGTCTACTGATGAGACTATTTTAGCTTCTGTTAAGTCTTTATCAGAAAAGGTCACTTCTTTTTCCTCTGCCTCTTTGTTATATCATACAGCAAGAATATTTGAAAGTGAGTCTATGTATAGGTTTCTTGTTTTCAAACCAGGCAGACATTGGGTGCGTTTGTACTTTTATCCTATTCAACATCCAAATTATAATCTAGCAAGTGCTATGTTTACTGTTACTTCTGATAATATTGTTTTACTTCATGATTTCTCAGTGAAAGATACTAGTAAAGTTGTGTTCAAAGAATACCTTATTAATATTACTTCATCTCAATTCACTCTCAAATTTTCACCTTTGAAGAGATCTTTTGCTTTTATCAATGCCATTGAGTTTGTGTCAGCACCAGATGATCTCATTCCTGATTCAGCTGCTGCAGTTTCCCCTGTTGGTGATTTTAATGGCCTGTCTCAATTCGCGTTTGAAGTAAGTTATCGGTTAAATGTTGGAGGGCCAATTGTCACaccaaaaaatgatacattgtGGAGGACATGGTTGCCTGATAATAAGTACATGGCATTTCCTGAAGGGGCTCAGAATGTGTCGGTTCCTCTAACGACAATCGTTTATCCAGATGGAGGGGCGACACCTTTGATTGCCCCGAGTTCAGTTTATGCTACGGCTGATATGATGGCAGATTCTGGGGTGCCCAACTCGAATTTCAAGCTAACGTGGGAGATGGACGTTGATTCGAGCTTTTCCTACTTTATCAGAATGCATTTCTGTGATATTGTGAGCAAAGGCCTAAATGAGTTGTACTTCAATGTCTATGTTAATGAGGTGGTAGGGGTCTCTAGTCTTGACCTTTCAACACTGACTTCAGAGTTGGCCACCCCTTATTACAAAGACTTTGTGCTCAATGCCACAGCCATCACCAACGGTTCGATCATCGTGCAGGTGGGACCCGCGTCAAACGTCCAGTCTATCCTCCCAAATGCCATCCTCAATGGATTGGAGGTCATGAAGATGAGCAACATGGAGGGAAGCTTGGATGGGCTGTTCTCATCTGGTGGACGGCATGGTGTAATGCCAAGATCACGCGGAAAGAGAATTGCTGCAGCTTTTGGATTGGCAGTGGGGTTTACAGCATTAGTATTGCTTTTGATGGGCATTGTTCGTTGGCGAAGGAAGCCAACAAAGGGTTGGGAGAAGCAGAAGACATTCTCTTCATGGCTTCCTCTCAATGCTAGTTACTGCAGCTTCATGTCAAGCAAGAGCAAGACTAGTTGTTCAACAATCATATCCTCTGGCCTCAACTTTGGCCGCGTCTTTACTTTCAATGAAAtcaagagaacaacaaaaaacTTTGATGAAAAAGCAGTCATTGGTGTTGGAGGCTTTGGAAAAGTGTATCTTGGTGTATCAGAAGATGGAACAAAACTAGCTATAAAGCGAGGAAATCCATCATCCTCACAGGGCATCAACGAATTCCTAACAGAAATTGAGTTGCTATCCAAGCTTAGGCATCGACATCTTGTTTCACTCATTGGTTATTGTGATGAACAATCAGAAATGATTCTAGTCTATGAATACATGTCTAATGGTCCTTTGCGTGACCACATTTATGGTTCCACTTTGCCAACTCTAACATGGAAACAAAGGCTCGAAATCTGCATAGGAGCTGCTCGAGGACTGCACTACCTTCACACTGGTTCAACTCAGGGAATAATACATCGCGATATAAAAACTACAAACATCCTCCTTGATGAGGACTTTGTCGCAAAGATGGCTGATTTTGGCTTGTCAAAAACCGGTCCTTCACTGGAGCAAACACATGTTAGCACAGCAGTGAAGGGTAGTTTTGGTTACCTTGATCCTGAATACTTCAGAAGACAACAACTCACAGAAAAATCTGATGTGTACTCGTTCGGGGTAGTCCTCTTTGAGGTACTATGTGCAAGACCTGCTCTTGATCCTGCATTGCCAAGAGAACAAGTGAATTTGGCAGAGTGGGCAATGCAGCAACACAAAAAGGGCACTCTGGAGAAGATCATAGACCCTCATATTGCAGGAACCATTACCCCTGAGGCGTTAAGGAAATACGTGGAAGCTGCAGAGAAATGCTTGGCAGAATATGGGGTTGATAGGCCTGCAATGGGAGATGTTTTGTGGAACTTAGAATATGCCTTGCAGCTTGAAAGTGCATCCCCGAGTAGTGTTCCAGTGAAGAATGAGAATGAGAATGAGAATGAAAATTCCAAGCCAAGTTCTTCAGAACAGCCTGGAACGAATTCGAAGAGCAATAAAGAAGCTCAGCTCATTGACATTAATGATGATTCTGGAGTGGTGGTTGGTTCTCCTATGTTCTTAGAAGGTTTTCAAGGAAGATAA